ATCAGCAGCGCCTCGACGATCGGAAATTTCTCGCGCATCAGCGGCGTCATCTCCATGTCCATGTCCCGGATGTTCTCCGGCACGACGCACAGGAAGATCACCTCGGGGGCCTCATCGAGCATCTCGGCCTTGCACAGCACGTCGAGGAACTGCACCTCGTGGGCCGAGGTGGGCGGCGGCAGTTTCGGCTCGATCTCCGCCAGGGTGAACCGGTAGACCGCCCCCGGCTCGTCGTCCGTCTTGAGGACGTCGACGACGATGAGGTGCTCGCAGCCGCAGACGGGCCCCAGCAGGGCATAGGCCATGACCCCTCCCTCGACGAGCTCGACCGTTTCGGGGAAGCTCCAGCGGCCGGCGAGCCACTTGACGAAATGGACGCCGAACCCCTCGTCCTTCATGAGGATGTTGCCGAGACCTAATATGGTGATGAATTGCTTCTTTTCCATGTCCCGAGCGAAAAAGGGGGAGATTTCATCTCCCCCTTTTTAATTACAGTTTGGTCTAAATCAAGTGACGTTTCAGTGCTCGCCCTTCTCGTACATGAAGCCGCTCACCATGGAGGAGAGTGTCCCCTCCTTCAGCACGGCGTCATACCAGAAGGCCATGTAGACGTGGACCACGATGAAGAGCACGAAGCCCCAGGTAAGCACGTGGTGGATGTAGCGCACCGACGCAAGCCCCCCCAGCAGGCTCTCGACGGGCCTCAGGATCGCGTAGAACCAGCTCGTGAGCCCCGTGCTGTAGCCCGCCCCCATAAGGATGAGCCCCGTCACCACGATGAGGAAGACCATGCCGAAGAGGCCCAGGTAGGCCATCGACTGCATGGGTCCGTAGAGGCCCGTGTGCGGGGGGCCCTTCTTGTCGATGAGCAGGTAGAACTTGATCTGCTGGATCGTGTTGGGGATGTTCGTGAAGGCCAGCAGGTCCTTCCAGTCCGCCTTGAAGGTGGAGAAGAACGCGAGGTAGACCCGCCAGACGAACAGCAGGGCCAGGAACACCCCGAAGAGGATGTGGACGAACCGGATATACCCGACGGAATACTTCATCCACGTCTCGCCGCCCTGCAGGGTGAAGGGGTAGGCGATGAGGAACCCCGTGCCGATGAGCACGAAGATGGCCAGCGCCATGGCCCAGTGGTTGATGCGGATGGCCACGGTCCAGTGTTTCTTGGGAACGATTGCTTCCATGGCACCCTCCTTTCAGGCCACCCGGAACTTGCGGACCTGGCCGCCCGGCTCGATGACGTGAACCGCGCAGGCCATGCAGGGATCGAAGGAATGGATCGTCCGGATGATCTCCAGCGGCTGATCCGCCTTCGCGAGCTTCGTCCCGATGAGGGATTCCTCGTAGGGGCCGCGCTTGTTGTTCTTGTCCCTGGGCGAGCAGTTCCAGGTGGAGGGGACGATGGCCTGGTAGTTGGCGATCTTGTGGTCCTTGATGCGGATCCAGTGGCTGAGCGCCCCGCGCGGGGGCTCCGTCATTCCGCGGCCCTGTCCTTCCTTCGGGACGTCGCAGGGCGTCCAGGTCCGGACGTCGCCCTTCTTGATGTTGCCCACCAGCTCGTTGAACCAGGGCTCGAGCTGGTCGCCCACGAGCTTCGTCTCGAGGGCCCGGGCGGCCGTGCGCCCCAGCGTGGAGAAGAGCACCGTCGCCGGCAGCCCCGTGGCCTTCAGCGTGTCGGCCACGAGCGGCTTGATCTTCTTGTCGCCCGCGACAAAGCCCACGACCATGCGCGCGAGCGGCCCCACCTCGTGGGGCTCGCCGTTGTAACGGGGCGCCTTGCACCAGGTGTACTTCTCGTTGCCCTTGACGTGGCCGTCCTTGTCGTAGCCCGTGTACTTGGGGATCGTCGTGCCCTCGTAGGGGTGCTGGGGCTTGTCGTCCTGGTACCAGGCGTGCAGCGCCTCCTCGGTGATGAGCTTCTCGTCGATGGGAAGCAGCTTCGTCAGGTCGCGGTTCTTCACGATGCCCCTCGGGAAGAGGAAGCTCGTCATGCCGTCATCGAGCGGGAAGCCGCCGAAGCAGAGGTAGTTCTTCACGCCGCCGCCGATGCCGGCCAGGCCCTCGCCCTTGTAGTAGCGCGCCGCGAGGATGACGTCGGGGATGTAGGCCCTCTCGACGAAGTCCTTCACCTCCTTGGCCCGGAAGAGGAACTCACCCAGGCGGCTCGGGTTCATCGCGTCGAGCACGCAGGAGACGCCGCCCACGACGAGGTGCTGCGGGTGGGGGTTCTTGCCGCCGAAGACAGCCTGCGCCGCGGCCGCCGTCTTGGAGACCTGCAGGGCGTCCAGGTAGTGCGACGCGATGACCAGGTTCGCCTCGGGGGGCAGCTTGTAGGAGGGGTTGCCCCAGTAGGCGTTGGCGAAGGGGCCCAGGCGCCCCGACTTCACGAAGCGGGTGAGCCGGTCCTGGACGGCCTTGTAGTGCGTCTCGGAGCAGTTCCAGGGATTGGGGTGGACGCTCTTTGCGAGATCCACGGCCGCCTTCGGGTTCGCCTTGAGGGCGCTCACGATGTCCACCCAGTCCAGCCCGTGCAGGTGGTAGAAATGCATGATGTGGTCGCCCAGGTACCAGATGCCCTGGGTGAGGTTGCGGATCAGGCGCGCGTTGGGCGGCGGCTTGATTCCGAAGGCGTCCTCGCAGGCCATGATGCTCGCCTCGTAGTGCACGTAGGTGCAGACGCCGCAGAAGCGCTGCACGATGAGGCCCGCGTCCCGGGGGTCGCGGCCCTTGAGGATCGTCTCGATGCCGCGCCACAGCGTGATGCTGCTCCAGGCATCCTTGATGGTGTTCGTGTTGTCCAGCTCGACTTCTATCCTGAGATGTCCCTCGATCCTCGTGATGGGATCAACGACCAGTCGTTTCGCCATGGTTCACCTCCTCACTCCTTCCCTTCCTTGTGCGGGGTTTCGTCCTTCTTGTCCGGACCGCCGTGACGCAGCGCGCTGAAAAGGCCGTGCGCCGTGACGCCGGCCGCCGTCGCCACCGTCAGCATGATGCCGATGTCGTCGACGGTCTTCTCCCCGCCACCGATGGTGGCCTCGTGGATCGGCTTCTCCAGGGGGGCCATGGTGTCCCAGAACCCGATCTCCGTGCAGCCGATGCAGCCGTGCCCCGCCATGACCGGCCAGGAGATGTGGTCGTTGAACCTCAGGTGGGGGCAATTCGCCATGGTGTAGGGCCCCTTGCAGCCGACCTTGTAGAGGCACCAGCCCCGCCGGGCGCCCTCGTCGCCCCACTGCTCCACGAACTCGCCGCCGTCGTAGTGGGGTCGGCGCTCGCAGAAGTCGTGGACGCGCTTGCCGTAGGCCCAGACCGGGCGGCCCTGCCCGTCGAGGGGCGGCATGCCGCCGAACATGAGGAAGTACAGCAGGGTCCCCGTGAAGTTGACCGTGTTGGGGGGGCAGCCCGCGATGTTCACCGTGGAGATGCCCAGGGCCTTGCTCACGCCGACCGCGTCGGTGGGGTTGGGCCGGGCCGAGGGGATGCCGCCCCAGATGGCGCAGGAGCCGATGCTGATCGTCGCCGCGGCCTTGGAGGTGACCTTTTTGCCGATCTGGAGAGCCGTCTCTCCCTTGTGGCCGATCCGCATGTACTGGCCGTTGAGGCCCAGGGGAATGGCGCCCTCGATGACGCAGACATACTTGCCGGGGAAGTGGTGGATGCAGTCCTCGAGGCACTTCTCGGCCTGGTCGCCCGCGGCGGCCATGATCGTCTCGTGGTACTCCAGCGAGATCGTCTCGAGCAGGATGTCATCGACGTTCGGGTAGGACGAGCGCAGCAGGGACTCGGTGCAGCCCGTACACTCGGCGAAGTGGAGCCAGATGACGGGCAGGCGGCTGAAGTTCTCGGCGGCCCGCGCGACCATGGGCTCGAAGATGGGCGGCAGCATGAGGGCCGCCGTCATGCAGGAGGTCCACTTGAGGAAGTCCCGCCTCGAGACCCCCCGCTCCTTCAGCAGCGCCTGGAAGTCTTCCCGCGGGGCGGGATACTCCTTCTCGAAGCGGTCCATGTGGACCTTGCACTGCTCCAACAGCCGGTTGTACTGCCGGCCTACCGCTTTGGTGTAATCGTCTTTCCCCATAAAACCCCCTTTCACGACCGAACCGTAAAGATGCTTGTTATTCGCCGCCCCCGGTAGAGGGAGGATTGCATACAGTTCATCACCGTACTCGCAACGCCTTTCGGCGCTGCCGGGTTTCCTCCGTCATTCAAATTTCAAGAACTGGGTTGCGACTGGCTGGGAAATGAGCGCGCGAAAACGAGTCGGCACATCGAAAAGGCTGCCGGCCGCAGGGAAGAGAGACAAAAGAAATGCGGTAGACCGGTTGCGTCTAAACGCTATTCATGCACGAAAGTCAAGTGAAATCCTCACCCACAAGGCCTTTCAGGCGATCCGTGCACCCGCCTTCTGCCGTCTTCTTCTCTCCCGAATGTACATCACCGGTCATCTCCTCAAAGGGGGATGGCTACCGGCAAGAGCCCATTTATGTCATTAATGACATAATGTCAAGCACTTCTTGTCCCCTCCCGGCCCCGATTACGGGATGTCCAACTGCAGGGAAGCGGGGCCCCATTCTTTGACCCGTCCGCTTTTTTTTGTTATGGTTTCGGGGCGGAGAAAAGGAGGGGTCCGCACGAAGGACCCGGCGACTTCATGACAAAACGACCCATGGCGCGGAGGAACACGATGAAGATGAAGAAGATAATCCTGGTATCCCTTCTGCTGCTTGCCGCCCTGGCCGCGGCGGTCCCGGTCCTCGCGGCCGGCCAGCCCAAGCCCGGCGACAAGCTGTTCGACCTGATGCTCCCGGTTCCCTCCGAGCGGGCGGATCGGACCTACCTGGGCCTCTCGGGCTGGGGAAAGACCTTCAAGATGGCCGACGTCAAGGCCAATCTCGTCCTCATCGAGATCCTGAGCATGTACTGCCCCTTCTGCCAGAAAGAGGCCCCCGTCGTGAACCAGCTCTACGAGGCCATTGAGAAGGACCCCGTCTCGAAGGGGAAGATTAAAATCATCGGCATCGGGGCGGGCAACTCGTCCTACGAGACGGACGTGTTCCGGAAGAAATACAGTGTTCCCTTCCCCGTCTTCCCGGACCCCGACTATGACATCCACAAGAAGTGCGGCGAGGTGAGAACGCCCTTCTTCATTGCCGTCAGGCTCAACCCGAACGGCACCCAGGATATCACCTACGCCAAACTGGGCGGGTTCGGCGATATCCCGGCCTTCCTGGACACCCTGAAGAAAGCCGCAGGACTGTAAGGAGGATGCCATAATGAGAACAGCCGCCTTCATCACCCTCGTAGTCGCCCTGACCCTCGGGGTGCCGGCGATGGCCCAGACCCACTCCGAGGCCTACAAGGACAACATCTATTCCCCCGGCGATCTGAAACCCGTCGACAGCGTCCTGAAGGTCAAAG
Above is a window of Candidatus Cloacimonadota bacterium DNA encoding:
- the cybH gene encoding Ni/Fe-hydrogenase, b-type cytochrome subunit, which gives rise to MEAIVPKKHWTVAIRINHWAMALAIFVLIGTGFLIAYPFTLQGGETWMKYSVGYIRFVHILFGVFLALLFVWRVYLAFFSTFKADWKDLLAFTNIPNTIQQIKFYLLIDKKGPPHTGLYGPMQSMAYLGLFGMVFLIVVTGLILMGAGYSTGLTSWFYAILRPVESLLGGLASVRYIHHVLTWGFVLFIVVHVYMAFWYDAVLKEGTLSSMVSGFMYEKGEH
- a CDS encoding nickel-dependent hydrogenase large subunit is translated as MAKRLVVDPITRIEGHLRIEVELDNTNTIKDAWSSITLWRGIETILKGRDPRDAGLIVQRFCGVCTYVHYEASIMACEDAFGIKPPPNARLIRNLTQGIWYLGDHIMHFYHLHGLDWVDIVSALKANPKAAVDLAKSVHPNPWNCSETHYKAVQDRLTRFVKSGRLGPFANAYWGNPSYKLPPEANLVIASHYLDALQVSKTAAAAQAVFGGKNPHPQHLVVGGVSCVLDAMNPSRLGEFLFRAKEVKDFVERAYIPDVILAARYYKGEGLAGIGGGVKNYLCFGGFPLDDGMTSFLFPRGIVKNRDLTKLLPIDEKLITEEALHAWYQDDKPQHPYEGTTIPKYTGYDKDGHVKGNEKYTWCKAPRYNGEPHEVGPLARMVVGFVAGDKKIKPLVADTLKATGLPATVLFSTLGRTAARALETKLVGDQLEPWFNELVGNIKKGDVRTWTPCDVPKEGQGRGMTEPPRGALSHWIRIKDHKIANYQAIVPSTWNCSPRDKNNKRGPYEESLIGTKLAKADQPLEIIRTIHSFDPCMACAVHVIEPGGQVRKFRVA
- a CDS encoding hydrogenase maturation protease, with protein sequence MEKKQFITILGLGNILMKDEGFGVHFVKWLAGRWSFPETVELVEGGVMAYALLGPVCGCEHLIVVDVLKTDDEPGAVYRFTLAEIEPKLPPPTSAHEVQFLDVLCKAEMLDEAPEVIFLCVVPENIRDMDMEMTPLMREKFPIVEALLMKELARHGIRPERRHA
- a CDS encoding redoxin domain-containing protein, translated to MLPVPSERADRTYLGLSGWGKTFKMADVKANLVLIEILSMYCPFCQKEAPVVNQLYEAIEKDPVSKGKIKIIGIGAGNSSYETDVFRKKYSVPFPVFPDPDYDIHKKCGEVRTPFFIAVRLNPNGTQDITYAKLGGFGDIPAFLDTLKKAAGL
- a CDS encoding hydrogenase small subunit, encoding MDRFEKEYPAPREDFQALLKERGVSRRDFLKWTSCMTAALMLPPIFEPMVARAAENFSRLPVIWLHFAECTGCTESLLRSSYPNVDDILLETISLEYHETIMAAAGDQAEKCLEDCIHHFPGKYVCVIEGAIPLGLNGQYMRIGHKGETALQIGKKVTSKAAATISIGSCAIWGGIPSARPNPTDAVGVSKALGISTVNIAGCPPNTVNFTGTLLYFLMFGGMPPLDGQGRPVWAYGKRVHDFCERRPHYDGGEFVEQWGDEGARRGWCLYKVGCKGPYTMANCPHLRFNDHISWPVMAGHGCIGCTEIGFWDTMAPLEKPIHEATIGGGEKTVDDIGIMLTVATAAGVTAHGLFSALRHGGPDKKDETPHKEGKE